TACGTTTTCCTACTTATTGCTGATTCTATTAGTTGGCGTATGACTCCAATATTCAGTGGTagaggagacaggacaggaaACTGGGCTGGgagagctctctctgtctctctctctggtctctctctctccctttctccctccctccctccccagatgGACCATGACAGGGCAGGAATGACAGTGCTGTGGCCCTACTGTCAGGTGTTCATCTCCGTTTTCCTCAGAGTAGGAAAGACTTTGGGCCTACGTACTGGTGACCGGGTCAGGGTATCACCAGAGGTCAGAGTTCCTCCTCCGCTAGTTTGGAAGTCTGGCTTTGTAAAAGTGCTGGGAGGTATTAGGTGAGCGTGAAACCACAGCGCAGCATGGGTTCTGGAGGGTTCTGGAGAGTTGCGTTAGAGAGTGCAGCGTAGTGAATCTAGCCAGGTCTGTGTTGACAGGACCGGTCTGAGCCAGATGCTGGAGGGCTTAGCTCAGGAGCTCCACAGCTAAGCAGCTTAATGCAGGTATCATATGTCTGGTGCTTTCTGGGCCCTGTCTCAATGAGGGTCCTCttaaccatcatcatcatcatcagcagcagcagatCACCCACAACCAATCACACGCTGCCTCATGAGTAATGACACACAGGTCACGCTGCCAATGAAGGACGGACCTGGAGGTTTGTTTGGGCCTGGCTATGGTGCCACAGGAAAGCCGTGCTGTGCTGTATTGTCTTGTGTTTTGGGGGTTAGACTGAGCCACGGTGACCCAGCCGAGGCTGAACTCTGGACATAGCAGCTTTTCCCGCCTCATCAATATTGACGGCGCTGACTCCCACAGCAGAGGAAAGCCTCTGGGAAGTCctggagtttgggttggtttgtCCGAGTGCACACATTTACCCTCCTCTAGTTACCATAATGAGCGGAAGAGCCCTTTCATTAGAAAGGCGGGAcacagtctctcgctctctcgcccaAACacttgtctctcactctctctctctctgtcactatgtatcactctccctctctgtctctctcagatgCTATATatgggatgggtggagggacagggagaaggaTAGCAGGCAGGGCcaccaaactcacacacacacacagacctgtctGGGTTGTAACTCAAACCTCACATGCTCGTTGATCAGACAGACACTACAGCCCTATAAACCAAGGAGCTGTTGGAACTGTGCAGCttcatctcccacacacacaatgacaggggcaggggggcacccccccccccctcccccccggctgAAGTGTCCTAGGCCTGGGAGTGTAGTGAAGTGTCTGTTGGTGGAGTTGTCCCTATCTCTGGCCTCTCTGACAgcagttgttgtgtgtgtgtgtgggtatactCTGCAAAGAGGTCCTCGTTCCTTTTTGTTTTAGTGTAATTGACAGTGAAACAGCCAGGCTGATTGGAGATAGAGCCAGCCCTGTGGGCagttccggggggggggggggggatgcagggcTGTAAAACAATCCTACTCAGGCAGGAAAGGTTAACGTTAATAGGGAGAAAGCGgaggaagaaagggggggggggggtgaagagagcatggagggagtgagggagggagtgagagagatgagggagggagggggagagacagatgacggtgtgggagggagggagggagggagggagagatgagggtgagggagggagggagggagggggagagagagatgagggtgtgggagggagggagggagggagggagggagggagggagggagggagggagggagggagggagggagggagggagggagggagggagggagggagagcgatgagggagggagagcgatgagggaggggagagagaaagacggagggagagagggagagggagagagagggagtgtaaaGGGACCCTGGCGTCCGGCTGACTGTGTCCTGGCGACCGTGATAAGAGAAGGTGTTTCCTCCAAGGGCTTGGCTGCCCCTGCCCCTCTACCCTGCACCATTGTTAACACTGTCGTGTGTTATGATGTATAAATGGAAGAGTATAATTAGGACCCCTCCGACCaggtctgggagggagggagggagggagggagggagggagggagggagggagggagggagggagggagggagggagggagggagggagggagggagggagggagggagggagggagggagggagggagggagggagggagggggatgtacAGAGCGATGTGGATTGGCTGTGGAGACTGCTGTCCAGCTGGACTTATGTCTGTCTATCCCACTGGGACCAGCACaacatcctggtgtgtgtgtgtaatgtgtgtgtgaaagttccTACTACAGCCTTTCAAACTGGATTTAGTCTGGCACACAGATAAATCGTCATACTGTCATTTATCAAGCTATGAATATCCCCTTTCCACACAGTTATCCTCTGAGAAAGCTTCTTTCTAAGAGGATACAAAGACCAGAAAGCCCTAAtggatttgaaaaaaagagagaatttGGCCCAGTTAAAGGTAGTCCCAAGTCTTCCATGAATGCTGCACTGTAATGAAATCTATTCACTAATCATCTTTttgctcccccccacccccccccccccccccatcctgcctCGTGTAGCTGAGAAGGTGTCATCGCTGGGGAAGGACTGGCACAagttctgtctgaagtgtgAACGCTGCAACAAGACTCTGAACGCAGGGGGGCATGCTGAGGTACGCCACACacgcactgtacacacactgtacacacacacacactcaaatgtgGACTCCAGCACATGCAACAAACCGTATGTAGGGTAGATGATCAGTGAGTATTGGAATGGGGGAAGGGGATTATTGCAGTGGTCGAAGTATTGATCATGTAACATTCCACTCATTCAGATGGGCTCatcagctctctcctctctctctaatcccaTCACACTGACTACTGATGACCCACAGCACACCCACTATGTGCTAGCGTTCTGTGCTCAGGGTCTATGCTGGCATTCCCCTTTCTGGGAGCTGTGCTTAAATTGTGTGCTAGCGTTGTGCGCTAGCGTTGTGCGCTAGCGTTTTGTGCTAGCAATGTGTGCTGGCATTGTGTGCTAGCAATGTGTGCTAGCATTGTGTGCTAGCATTGTGTGCTAGCAATGTGTGCTAGCAATGTGTGCTAGCAATGTGTGCTAGCAATGTGTGCTAGCATTGTGTGCTAGCATTGTGTGCTAGCGTTCCCCTTGCTGGGGGCGATCTGCAGACAGAGCCATTACTGGGATGAGGCCGGCTCATCTCCCCCTCAGGCTCGGGGCTTATGTTATTGCCTGCCTGACCTCTACTAACGTGCAGTGTCCACCTCGACTctctgtgacagtgtgtgtgtgtctccatagtaaggagagtgtgtgcgttCCGCCCATAGAGATACAGgacctgcttcctgtctctacAGAGTGCTGGACACTGAAGCAATTGCCCAGCAAGCCCCAGAGGATGCCGCTCCGTCTTTTAATCCCAACATATGATTACATGTGCATGTTCTCTCggcctctctgtcgctctctgtcgctctctgtctctctctgtctctctctgtctctctctgtcgctctctgtctctctctgtcgctctctgtctctctctgtctctgtccactcCATGGATAGCACCCAAATACCGCCCTCGGCTGTGTGTTGCCATGACAAGAGCCTGACTGCACTCGGAAAAAGTCTGTGCCCTATCGTCATGGAAACGGACAAGGGGCTATGAgctggggttggagggggggggggaggggagtgtgtgagggggggattAAGGAATGCTTTGGCATTGCTGGATGGAGGGTTGGATAAAGAGAGCGGACGGCGATATCTAATCCTAGACCCAGTATGCAGAGGTCAGAGAGCCAGCAGCCCCATAGCTGGCCTCCCGAAGGAGGAcggcgagggagggggtgaagccCAGCGCGACCTCTCGTCCGTGGGCCGAGAGAGGACCGCAGCTCCCTGGGGGGGTTCCGGCTCATGGTCGTAGGTGGGGACTGTTGTCTTAACAGTAAGATGGTGGCTGTGCCCCCCAAGGCTTCAAGGGGCGGGGTGGATGGATAAATGATTAAATAGATGATAGGTCAGATGCTCTGATTGGTGGATGAAAGGACAGATGGGTGGATGTGTGAGTGAATAAAAGGATGCATGGTTGAGTGATGCATGGTTGAGTGATGCATGGTTGAGTGATGCATGGTTGAGTGATGCATGGTTGAGTGATGCATGGTTGAGTGATGCATGGTTGAGtggatggattgatggatgAGCAGATGGATGGATTTTTGAATGTATGGATTCTGGATAGTTTGTTGATAGAttatttgttggatcagatgttagtttatttcctccaggaacacaaagacacttattgagagactttctgcacttgttggttagttgtaactgctTTAACTGCTTGTACtgtctgtgaattatattactgTTGATTGCTTTCCTCCAAGTACACTCTGGTACCACTGGTGGTACTCGTGCCCTCTTCTAGTGGTACGCGGAGGAATCTCTGAAATATTTAAATACCTTAACCATGATATCATTGAAATGTGATTAAAAATACGTTTTGCCTTCCTTATAATATTTTAGGGCATTTTATTTCGTTGTGTAtaatcattgacctatgcactttttgtaaagctctctcgtgagtcgctttggataaaagcgctaAATGAACACGTAAAATGTAAACGTAATAGTTGAATAGATTGAttgatgtgtgagtgtatggatggatggatggatgggcgtGGATGGATggacgtgtgtgggtgtgtggatggatAGATGAATAAGACGGAtggatgtgtgggtgtattgTCAAATCAAGATGTGCAAAGGGTGCTGCCAAGAAGCTTCCTGGTGggaccaggaagtggaggacGGGACCAGGAAGTGAGTGGGTGGGGCTGGGATGGATAAGCCATCTGTATGGTCTGGATGGTGCTGCAGTAAAACAGAAGCACAGATTGTAGATCATTGTTGTTCAAGGActgggccaggccaggccaggccaggccagagcaGACTTGGGGACAAAGACACGTGTGAATGCATCGTTGTCCTGAGAGAACCATTAGTGCTTAGTCAGCGACGTTCGCTATGCCACCGAAggacgtgtgtgtttctgtgtgacgcCAGCGCTCTTTCGCACGGTCAATACACCAGAACAGAGCGGCGCTCGCTGCCCCAGGGCATTCTGGGAGAAGAAACTCGTGCGGCTCTGAGTCCGGAGATGCCACGTGTGGTGAGGTGCATTGTGGGGTAGTGTGTTTCCCTGGCATCCGTGGTGTGGGCGTGGTTCCCATGGCGCCGGTGCCACCCttatcctcttcatcctcctctggaCTCGAaggcaaacacgcacacacacacgcatatgaactcagtcactcacacaccctcagcctcctctctgtcacacacacacgccctctttCAAGTGCCCCTCGCTTTTCAACTTTGCTCAAATCCtgaggcccagtttcccagacatggatcaagcctagtcctagactaaaaccttttcaatggagatcttcattcCAGAGTTACAAGGGGCGGTGGTCGAAATCATCCCTACGAAACGGGACAACCCTTCAAGACTCCGATACATCAGTAGCCCATTGATGCTGAACCTGAGCTCTATTTCAGGTGTCATATGCCATCAAAGGGAGGAGATGCGACATGGAATGATGTCCTGCACTTCTCAGCCTTAAAGCGATGTTAGAACGAGCTGCTCGAGACATCAGCATACTAGCGATGTGTAATAGCCTTTTGCTGTTCCTTTTGCTGCTACTGGTGGCGGAGCTGGTTGCTCGTTATAAAGAAAAACGCCTGGAATACATTGAAATGGCATTCAACTAAGACAATGGTTATCATATTTTTGTAAATCTTTATTCATTAAGAAAAGACTTAATCATTGCCGATGATTTCCAAGGTAGGGGCAATGGGTGTGTTGGGATTGAGCCCGACTGTATACAGACACTTCAACACAGACACCCTCACTCTCCAGATACGTTTTCCCACTGTTGGTGTTTGATGGATCAACAGTCAGTCTCCTGGATACTGTTGATGTCATTATCTGGTGGAGGAAGTGACACGGACAGCACTGTGAAATGGAAAGTGGAACGCCAGCCAGATTCCTTTTTTCACACACtatctcacattctctctccccccagatacacacgcatgcacacgcatgcacacagacagacacgcacacacactcaatattgAATTCTAACTTATTTAAAAGATGTTTGTCTATTATTGTATGATCACATTATGAATTATGGCAGTCCCTTGAAGATTAAGACGGATATTGCCAAGCTGCGGTTGTCAGTTCCAGTCTCATGTCATTTATTAactgtccttctcctctctcctcctcctctcctttctctcgtctctcttcatctctcctttttCGGCCTATCCCTCCTCTCAGTCACATGCACCGAATAGCATTTTGTCATCAGGACAGTGACATTCTTTTGACACTGGCAAGCAACATCTGCGCAGTGGCATCCAAAAACCAAaaaaatactgtacataaaaAAATACTCACAGCATCAGAAAATATACAAAGATGGAGTAGAAGCAAAATATCACAAGGAAAGAtgcaaaaaaaacatacaacaaTGAAACGAAAAACTAGCAGCAGCTTCCCAGTTTAACGTGtcttctctgtcctccagcaCGATGGAAGGCCCTACTGCCACAAGCCCTGCTATGCTGCCCTCTTTGGGCCAAAAGGTGCGACGCACATCACTGCCGATCCCACAAACGCATGCTTTATTTCAAAGCGGTAGTGTCGAGTGAGACTAACGTTTTCTGGGGTCCCTGCCTTGTGGCGTCCCGCAGGTGTGAACATCGGCGGGGCGGGCTCCTACGTTTACGAGGCTCCGGTCAACAGCCCGCCTGCCCCCACCGCCGTAGACTCCGCCCCCGACCCGGAGAAGAAGGTGACTGCTGCGCCCACCAGGGCGCTGGTGAAAGGTAAAGGCTTTTTCGCGTGCGCTACTCTGCGATCGTCTAGTACGGTCTGGTGCGTAGTCGGTGTGAACCCAAGATCACCCCTGCGGACTACAGTGccttttgtgcgtgtgtgtgcgtgcgtgcgcacaaGATACATGAGAGTATTGACTGACGAGGGGAAAAACAGCTGAAGGGGAAATTGCGGTGAACTTCCTTCCTACTGGAAGTGCTGAGTGTTCCTGGGGGGGCAGGTGCCAGGTtgtgggcggggcgggggggcgttTTGCGCTGAGTCATGGCTAGAGgacctgctgggggggggggcgtgggggggggcagagttgTATCAACAGGAGCAGGCCACAGGGCTGCAGTCCTATGTTTAGATCGAGTCCGTTTGTGTCGTCACATTTTATACagtgtattatatatatatctcctctctctctctcagctgccaGCATCACCACCTTCTCTGGAGAGGCCAACCTGTGTCCTCGGTGCAACAAGAAGGTCTACTTTGGTGAGGGActttctccctgctccaccGGCTTTATCTGCTCTACCTGCTTTATCTGCTCAACCTGCTTTATCTGCTCTACCTGCTTTATCTGTTCTACCTGCTTTATCTGCTCTACCTGCTTTATCTGCTCTACCTGCTTTATCTGCTTTATCTGCTCTACCTGCTTTATCTGCTCTATCTGCTCTACCTGCTTTATCTGCTCTACCTACTTTATCTGCTCTACCTGCTTTATCTGCTCTACCTGCTTTATCTGCTCTACCTGCTTTATCTGCTCTACCTGCTTTATCTGCTCTACCTGCTTTATCTGTTCTACCTGCTTTATTTGTTCTACCTGCTTTATCTGCTCTACCTGCTTCATCTGTTCTACCTGCCCTCGTGGTGGAAACCTGGGAAGTGGTTTGTTTGCTtaccatacatgtgtgtgtgtgtgtatcacagcTGAGAAGGTGACATCGCTGGGGAAGGACTGGCATCGTCCCTGCCTGCGCTGTGAGAGATGCAGCAAGACCCTGACTGCTGGGAGCCAtgcagaggtgagggagggagggagggagggagggagggagggagggagggagggagggagggagggagggagggagggagggagggagggagggagggagggagggagggagggagggaggggaagaaagcGATGGAGGTAGGAGAAAGAAATAgaaggggatgaagggaggggaagTAGGTAGGTAGAAATGGagaaaggaatggagggagagagtaatgTGGATGAAAGAGTGCAGAAGACTAAAACAAAGGGAGGGTTCATGGAAGGGTTAGGTAGTGAATGTAGACAGAGGTTCTGTTAAATGTGTTCAGATACATCTGTACCACGAAGcgctctgtgttgtgtttccccccccccccgcagcatGACGGTCAACCTTACTGCCACAAGCCGTGCTACGCTGTCCTGTTTGGGCCCAAAGGTTGGTACGCCTCCCGTCTCTAATGTGTTCTCCAAATAAACACTAGGTGGTGCTATCGTGCCATGCAGGCTCCTGCTGTTTGAATAGAACTGCGTTGGGCACAGTTACACTGAGCATGACGCATGGATGTCCTTGATCACAGTTAGCGCCCTGAGCCACGCATGGCTGTACTTGTGCACAGTTAGCGCCCTGAGCCACGCATGGCTGTACTTGATCACAGTTAACGCCCTGAGCCACGCATGGCTGTCCTTGTGCACAGGAAGTGTTGCATAATGTGCGTGATTGGCACATAGTCTTCCCATGTCATGTGTGTTCACTGACAAActgtttctctgttgcaccacaCGAGGCCCAGCCCAGAAGCATTCTTTTGCAAGTTGCAATATCCGAAACGTGGcgcgtgcgcttgtgtgtgcgtgttttccaGGGGTGAACACAGGCGGAGTAGGAAGCTACATCTACGAGAAGGAGCCCGGTGCAGTCACTGAGCCCTGAGGAGCCTGAGCCTCGAGACGCACCATCACCACCTTCCACAGTATtagattattatatattattatgtTTATTATTAGATATGTTTTTCTACCCCtcacccacagccccccccccccccccccccctcagcctccaccccagaccccaGAACCCCAGCGTCTAGCCTCTAGCCCACAGAACCCCAGCCTCTAGGCCCTCGCCTTCCAGcacctgtcctctctgctggtctccccagccccagtttGCCCTCCGACCCCAAAACCAGGATCAACAGGGAGGACATTACTGGGCACTAATCACATATGCAGTGGCAGGGTCTGAATAGTCTCCACTACTGCatagtactgtatatatacagtacaaatgAGTACTACTATAGTAGTTGGTCGTGTTCCTGAGGTCTGATTGTCCTCCTGGATCACCCGCATGTACTGTTAGAGGCAGAGCTGGCCCAGGACTTTTATGTCAgtgctgtgcccccccccccccccgcagcccccccaccccgcaaACACTCTGTTACCCCCCCCAACACTGAAAAGTCCTCCTTTATGGCATCGTAACGGCTTATGTCATGTTTACACATTAAATCTCACTTGTAGTGAACTGCAATCAAACCGACTTCTTTTATTTTCAATATATTTCACGTTGAGAAGCCCTTTCGCTACGGTTCGATCTGAGggactgggggtgagggggtgggagaggtgggagacgtgctctgggggtgagggggtggagcacTGACAGGAACATGCTGACAGGTTGAGGAGTCTGGCCTCTGAGACACATGCTGCAGGTGCTGTTCAGGAGCAGCTACATAACCAGGACGGCGTTTAGGACCCACATGTATCATTTGGCTGCCCGTCAACATTCCTGATCAAAAATGACAAtggggaagaaagaaaaatctggggtaaagtaaaaaaaaaaacgtctggTTATTATTTAAAGAGGATTATTTCAAGACATGGGTCTCCTGTTACAGGATGACAAGCAATGTTCTGGACCTTGAAAACTGTTATATTTGGATTTTAATTGAttttatttgttcattttgTCTAAAGACAAGGTTTATTTATTGGTTTGTTAAGACAATACCTGGAGCATTTCATGAGGCACTGTACTGTGGGAGAAATGAAGGAATAAAAGATGAACAAATCTCCACAGTAACACGTTTTATTGGAGCAAGTATTACCCTGTTGATCTTTATTTTCCCCTATGACGTTGAGTTATATGAACCATTACCTTTTGCCTGTAGAAGGTAGCTTATAGAACCATAGATCAGAACCTATGCTGACAAATCATTCTAGAAGGAAGAATGTGCTTTAGTATTCTATGACTGTTACTGTCGTCGTGTTTATTATGAACTATTCTGTATAGTGGAACCTTGTTTCAGGACTCACTGTTTGTAGGAAAAACAAGGCTGTACCCAAGTCCTGCTGCTTTGAATTTGTAATCCCTAATAAAACTTTCTATACTGTTGACCAGCTTCTTGTCATGACTTCCTGCTTGAGTTTAGTCATGAACCATGGGTGGCTCTCAGTTAACCACAACGACAATGACAAAGGACATGGGATGTTTAGTTGGACCAGATCATGATGTTACTAGATGTTGTTAAGATGGGTAATCAGGATCTCAAAAGTTTCTACAACAACACGCGATCGCAGACCTTGACTGCAATTATTAACTATCTAATCTGCTTGTAGTTCATATCAGCACCCAACGTGACTTTTATACAAATTCTCTCCACCACCCTGTAAAACCTATAAATAATTTAACAATTTCCCTCTGAGGGATCAATAAAGATCTAATCTAATCTATGCGTACTTTGTAAATATAAACCGTATATATTGTATATccatcttcctgtttctctacctacctacctctctctccttagtATCATTTGTATCCATGTAAGATGAGTAGCTCCAGCTACCATGTTAACCTTCACCCTACCCAAccctgcagccctccagccctgcccaccTGTCCCCCGCCGCAGtctgcagccctccagccctgcccaccTGTCCCCCGCCGCAGtctgcagccctccagccctgcccaccTGTCCCCCGCCGCAGtctgcagccctccagccctgcccaccTGTCCCCCGCCGCAGtctgcagccctccagccctgcccaccTGTCCCCCGCCGCAGtctgcagccctccagccctgcccaccTGTCCCACGCCGCAGtctgcagccctccagccctgcccaccTGTCCCCCGCTGCAGtctgcagccctccagccctgcccaccTGTCCCCCGCCGCAGtctgcagccctccagccctgcccaccTGTCCCCCGCCGCAGtctgcagccctccagccctgcccaccTGTCCCCCGCCGCAGTCTgtagccctccagccctgcccaccTGTCCCCCGCCGCAGtctgcagccctccagccctgcccaccTGTCCCACGCCTCAACACGCAGCCTGTCAACATAACACCTATCCCCTCCAGTagctgtgggagtgtgtgtgtgtgtgtgtgtgtgggaggtacAGCAGGACAGCAGCCTTCACCGCTCCATTTACCTGCCATCACAGTGGAaggccgtctccctctctccatccctcttcctgcctctgtgGAAACAGGAGTTAGAAAAAGCAATATTATCATTGCTTAGGGCATTTGTAATTATATGTGTGTTTCACCTGTTCAGGGAGATGAATTACCATGCATACCATGTATAGATCAAGTTCTTAACTGACTTAGTTACCTGGCCTCGACTGAGAGGATTGGAGTTAAAGTGAAGTTAACTGTCATAGAAGAGGGATTTAGTTTCAGCTTACTTTTACAGTTGATTAATGACCCTGTTTAAAAGGTGATTTTCATTAGTGTGATTTGTAGACATGAGGTTGACATTAATGTGTTTATGGTGACAgggttcacacatgcacacgcacacagtaagAGTGATTGACAGTTCAAGGAATGCTTTCCGCCTACTGGAGAGTTTCAGCCTGACATCGCTTAGGAAAAACGTGCTGGATTTTCATTTCTCGAACAAGGAACAAGAACTGCTGCATTGCTaacctccgacacacacactcaaacacttccatacgcacacaaacacaccaatagACTTTCAGACAGATTGTGAAGTTGTGGTCTGTTCTGGTACAGTATATAAGCCTATAGCAACAGTACTGTTGGCCAAAGTACATAAACATATTTAGTGGGTTCCCAAAACTGTGGAAACAGGACAATTGAATCGCTGTGACCTGACTGGACCACACAGTTCTGTTCCCTCCCATGGAAACAATGTGGTAGCCTGGATACCAAACAGAAG
The Osmerus mordax isolate fOsmMor3 chromosome 9, fOsmMor3.pri, whole genome shotgun sequence genome window above contains:
- the crip2 gene encoding cysteine-rich protein 2, with protein sequence MASKCPKCDKTVYFAEKVSSLGKDWHKFCLKCERCNKTLNAGGHAEHDGRPYCHKPCYAALFGPKGVNIGGAGSYVYEAPVNSPPAPTAVDSAPDPEKKVTAAPTRALVKAASITTFSGEANLCPRCNKKVYFAEKVTSLGKDWHRPCLRCERCSKTLTAGSHAEHDGQPYCHKPCYAVLFGPKGVNTGGVGSYIYEKEPGAVTEP